The nucleotide window CGGCGTTGCTCCGCCACCTCGCGCTGGTGGATCTCCACCGCCAGTTGAGCGGTGCGCTCCTCCACCCGGCGGCGCAGTTGGACGATCCAGACCAGCGCCAGCGAGAGCACCAGCGAGAGCACGCCGGCCAGTCCCAGGATGCGCCGCGTGGTCCACCACGGCGGCTGCGACAGGATGCGGATGTCCGCCGGTGAATTCAGCAGCAGCTCGAAGGACTCCATCCGCGGCGCGCCGAAGCCTCCGTCACGGGCCACGCATACGCCGGTCAATTCAAGCTCGCTGCCGGGCGCGGCCGGCCTCTTCCACAACCTGTCCGCGGGCAGGCGCGCGACGAATTTCCAATGGTCCCGCTGGAGCTCCAGCAACTGGTCGCCCTGGCTGTTGGTCACATCCACCAGGGTGGCGGCAAGGCGGACCAAGGTCGCATCATGGCTGCCATCGAACAATCCGCCGTTCTCCACGGACACCGGCATTGGCAAGGCCGCGCTGCCGGTGGACCGCACCACCGCATCCTCCAGCACCGGAGAAAAGCCGCCCAACTGCGGCAGCCCGGAAACCTCCACGTGCATCCCGGCCACGATCCCCACCGGCCCGCGCGGTACGAACCGCGCGCCATGACCGCCATCCGAGAGGTAGTATCCCGCCGTGGATGCATGGATGACCTGGCCCGCGATTCTAACCCGGTTGAACAACGATGCCCCCGCCGGATCAAACTCGCGGAGTTCCGGCACGCGCTTCACTGGCACGGCGAACGGATCGGCCCCTGCCGGAGTCACGACCGTGATGTACAAGGGCGAGCTCACCCGCACATACGTCTCGAGGATCTGGTGCTCGTCATTGAACACCGGCGCCACGATCCCACGGACACGCACCACCGCTCCCCGGATGGCTGTGAGCGAGGAAAGATCGCCATGCAGCACCCGTGCATGGATCGGACCACCCGCCATCGACACCGTCACCAGCCCGTCCCTCACCTGGCTCACCACTCCCTCCACCTCCACCCACCGGGCATTCAGGCTGCCATTGAGAAAGAGATCGCGGGCCGGCCTCGCGGGCTCCGGCATCATCCCCTTCCCCAGCCACGTGACCGATGCCTCCATCACGTTCGGCGCGAATGCTCCGCGGATCATTCGGCCGGTGAGTTCGATCTGGTCCCCCATTTGCAATGGTGGCGATTGATCGGAAGACAGCCAGCAGGTGATGCCCGCTCCCGATTCCTGGATGGTGACGGAATGCGCATCCTGATCACAGGTCACGACCCCGCGGATTCGCACCCGGTTCGGCAGCTTGTCCGGCTCCAGCGCCCGGATCTGCGGAATCGCGGAAAGCGGAGGCCGCCTTTGTCCCGCCGTTGCCCCGCCATCCATCGACCGGAACACCGCCACGGACAATCCCGGCGAGCCATCCGCCCAATCCAACGAACCCAGCAATTCAACCATTCCCTCCTTGTCCGATGGCGGCGAAGGCAACGGAGCAAATCGAATGGTTCCGCTGCCATCGTCCAAGCGGAACCCCTTCCTCCCCACCTCGCACCACCTTCCCCCGGAGACGGATCAACGTCCCTGCGGGATGCCCTTCCCGGCTGAGTCCGGAGATCCGCGACAAGGGAGTCTCCGCCCACAACCCCACCCTCACCGACTGCACCCGGACATGCTCCATTCCGGACACCAACAACCCGGCCGCCATGGCATGCCCATCCTCGCCCGGCGTGCCGTAACACGCGCCGCTCACCTTCACGCGGCTGCCGAGCAGAGGCAATCGTGGCGCTTGTCCATCCCCGTTGTCCACGACCTCCACCGCAAGCGCGCTGCCATCCGCCACCAAATCGAAATACCAGCGTCCATCCCCGTGGCCCAGAGTCGCGACCGTTCCCTCCATCTCCACACGCCGGTAGTCGTCCGCAGCGTCCCACTTCTGCCCCACGACGATGGTACGGGCCCCCGGCAGATCCACAGCCCCCATGACGGACACCTTCACCGGTTGCTCATCGAGATGGAACCGGCATCCGTCATCCGCGGTGAGGTGGAACGAATAGTCACCGTCCACCGGCACTTCGAGAGCGCCGGAGAACACCAGTCCGTAATCACCATCGCGCCCGCCCGTCGCGGGATCGAACTGATGGGCGACACCGAACGACACCGGACTCTCGCGACCGAATACCGGCATCTTCTCCCAGCGTCCCCCATAGACCGCATAGGCAAGCCCGGGCTCCCGAGTGCCATCCGCCAGCGGATGAGACAGCATGGCGGGCGGAACCGGCTGCCGGGGAATGCCCGGCCCCTCATACAACAGTTGCAAGGTCTTCCTCCCGCCACGCTGGTAATATTCCAGCCGCAGCGGATGACGTCCCGCCGTCAGATGCACCCTGGCCGACTTCTCCCGGAAATCCGGCTTTCCCTCATCCCCGAGCAGGGGCTTGGAACGGCAGAACAACACGCCCTTCTCCGCCTTCGCCATACCTTCAATCATGACCTTCCGACCCACCTCCACATCGCGCATCGGTCGATCCAGTTCCAAACGCACCGCCCCGGAATCATCCTGCACCACCAGTGAGTCCCGGCCCGCATCCACCCACGTGATCGTGCCCTCCAGCTTCAGCTCCCTCAGCGCCTCCTTTCCCGAACCCGCGAATTCACGCGCCGCGGACGCCCGATCCACAGGCTCTTCCCCACCCGCGATTCCCCCCAGCCCGGCCGCCACGACCAAGCCAATCCTCCACCACAAGAATGTGCATGAGTTCCACATCTACACCACTCCCTATTCCCTGTACCTCAATCGTATCAATCTCTCATCCGACCACCCCGAGGGTCAAGATGGGAGCACGGGAAACCGGCATGCTCCGGGCACATGCGCCTTCCCAACAAAGCCGGGAAATGCAGCCTCATCACTCACACGGGCCACTGCAATACACCCAAAGATGTGTGGGACCATCCTGCCGATATCCGCGCGCAGGCGACGGTCCCGGAATCCGCCGGTCCGCGGTTTCTATCGGACCGTGAGGCCGGGAAGCCGGGCCAATGGCAGCCACTGGTTCGATGCGGCATCCAGGTACTGGTCGTCCGCGGCAAGAAGCGCCTTTTGAAGCATGAACTGGATTTCACTCCGAGGTCCTTGCCACGGCGGGCGACGCGGAAACGCGGAACCTCGACCGGCAATCCCGGTGTGGAAAAGCGCGCGAAGTCCGTCGGCAGCGGAGCTTCGGATGGACCGATCGGGAGACTGAGCGCCGCCATCAACTCCGCGTGGCGCTGATCCTCGAGCCTGCGTCTCTTTTCATTATCCAGACAAACCAAGATGAGAACCCCGAGCCAGCTGGCACACAGGGACAGGATGATCCCGGCCAACAGCCTGCCCTTGGAGTTCCCAATCTCAGCCCCGAAATACACCGATACCCCCCAGGAAAGGAGGATGAAACCAATCACCAGATCCGGGATCAAGGACGGGGCGGCGGTCACATAAACGGCAACTGGCATGGCCATATCGTAAGCGTAGTCCGAGCCGCCATGCCGTTGCGGTTGCAACGGAGGTTTCGTTGTCGTCATAGGCATAGTGGATATGACGACAACGAACGAAGGATTGGTGAAACAGGACTGTATCGGCAGGATCCGCTTTTCGCGGGAGCAGCGTGACGCGTTGCTTGATGCTTACCAATCCAGTGGATCGAGCGGCCCGCAGTTTTGCGCCTTGCACGGAGTGAAGTATCAGACTTTCGCCACGTGGCTTCAGAAGCGCAAACGCGACGACGGCCGCTATCCGGTCTCCGGCCCCGCTCCTGCCGCGCCGCTGTTCCTCCCGGCTGTGGTGGAGAAGTTCCCGACAGGCATCCCGCCGGTTGGCTCCGTGGGGCTGGAGGTGAGGCTTCCGGGAGGAGCGACGCTTCTCATCCGCGATGAAACGGACGTGTCGTTGGCCGCGCGGGTGATCCAGCGCCTGTCCGGAGGTGCTGCATGTTGAGTTTTTCGGGAAGCCTCAAGGTCTTCGTGGCAGTGGAGCCTTGCGACATGCGCCGCAGCTTCAACGGCCTGCACGATGCTGTGACCACCAAACTTCAGGAAGATCCGAAGAGCGGCGCGATCTTCGCCTTCACCAACAAGCGGCGCTCGCTGCTCAAAATCCTCTACTGGGACGGAAGCGGGCTTTGGATTTTGGCAAAACGGCTTGAACGCGGGACCTTTTCCTGGCCCAAGGGCACGGAGGTCCGCGATGGCAAGCTGCGCCTGAGTTCCACCGCACTGGCCTTCCTGCTTGATGGCATCGACATGCGCGACGGCTGCAAGCGGCCGTGGTATGAGTCCACTTGACGGAAATGTCGCACGGCGGCCCCTTGATCATTTACGGCTCACCTCGTAGTAAATCGCACGACGATGACCCGCGAGCGCGAACAGTTCCTGTTGGACGAGCTCGCCCGCAAGGACCAGCGCATCGCCCTATTGGAGCAGAAGCTTGATGCGCTCGTGCGCCGCGTCTTCGGATCGACCAGCGAATCGCTCGATCCCGCCCAGCTCGAACTCTTGTTGGATCCCGATGCGGCAAAAGCGCCCGCCGCCGATGGAACCGAAGGCGTCCCGGCGGCTGAAACACCCGATCACAAGCCGAAAACCACGAAGGCATCCCGCCAACCGCGCATCCCCGAGCACCTTCCCGTCGAGGTGGAAGTTCTCGACCCGCCCGAGGTTACGGCCGATCCCACCGCCTGGCGGCGTATCGGTGAGGAAGTCCGCGAGCAACTCGACTACCGACCCGGTCGCTTCCTGCGCCGCCGCCTCGTCCGGCCCAAGTATGTGCGCGCCGGCGATCCCCTCGCCAAACCCGTCATCGCTCCGCTGCCGCCGTCGTTGCAGGATCGCTGCACTGCCACTCCCGCGCTGATCGCGGAGGTCGTCACCGCCCGCTACGCCCACCATCTGCCCTATTACCGGCAGAGCGAGATCTTCTCCCGTCAGGGCGTGAACCTCCACCGCAAGACCCTCTGCGACTGGTCGCTGCTCGCCTCGGACTGGCTCGCCGCCATCCACCGCGAGATCCGGAGCGAGCACCACGCCAGCCACTACCTCCAGCTCGACGAAACGCCCATCGACTATCTGGAACCCGGCCACGGCAAGACCCGCACCGGCTACCTCTGGACCAGCAACATCCCCGGCGGCAGTGTTCTCTACCACTGGCAGCCGGGTCGCGACCAGAGCGGCATCACCGGCCTGCTCGGCGCGGATACTCCGTTCCCGCGGATCATCCAATGTGACGGCTTTAGCGCCTATCCCTCTTGGGCACGCGGCAAGGAGCACATCACCCTCATGGGGTGCCACGCCCATGACGTCGCAAGTTTTACGAAGCGAAGGATCAATCGCCCAAGCTCGTCGGATGGATCCTGCGCCAGCTCGGCCACCTCTACCGCATCGAGAAGCACCTGCGGCAGGGCCGCGCCGGTCCGGCTCTGCGCGATGCCATCCGCGCCTCGGAAAGCCGCCCCATCCACCAACAGCTCAAACGGCTCTTCGATCTGCTGGCCAGGCGTCGCTCCATCCTGCCTCAATCCAACCTGGGAAGGCCATCCGTTACGCCCTCAACCAGTGGGACCACCTTGTCACGTACCTGCGGGACGGGCGCATTGAGATCGACAACAACCTCGTCGAGAATGCCATCCGCCCGACCAAATTGGGCGCGAAGAACTGGCTGTTCATCGGCCGCGAAGCCGCCGGGGACAAGGCGGCCATCCTCTATACTGTCGTGGAGAACTGCCGCCGCCTCGGAATCGATCCAAAGGACTATCTCACCGACGTGCTCACCCGGCTACCCGGGATGCAAAACCACGAGGTTGCGGCCCTGACCCCGTCCAACTGGCTGAAAACCCAACGGACTGTAGCGACCCGTCGCGCCGCGTAAAATTCGTTGTCGTCATAAACCTCTCACTATGACGACAACGAAATCGCCGCTGCAACGCCTACCGGATGGCGCTTGGGACCACGCTTACGCCATATCCTTCCATCATTCTCCCCTTTTGGATCAATGGAAATCCAAGGCATGATCATGTGCCGCCCCTTGCAAAACCCAAACCCCGGGAATCTGGACCCTTGGTGGAAATCGACCGGTACGACATGGGCCTCCATCATATCCGTTCCACCCCTCCACTCGATCCGGTCCATCAATCAATTCATTCCCGACCTCCCTGCCGTAATCTCTCGCAGGCCGCAGCGATGGCGGCGGAAAGCCGGCTCGCCGGGATTGTCCGCGTGACCAGTTTCTCATCGAGGTCCGCGCCGGGCGATTCAAAATCAAACCGTCCTTCCACCTCCTGCGACACCAGTCCGGCGAACAATCCGTGGAAGTGGATCTCCGCCACCAACTTGTCATGGTCAGGCAGGCTCGCCAGCACGATCTCCATTCCCTCCATGTCGCCCATCCGCTCCCGGCATCGCTCCAGAGCCTTATCGGCCGCCAGCTCTGCCCTCGAATTGGAATTCCTCGTTTCGCGATGCCATTCCTCCAATGCCTCCAGATGGCACGGCCGCGTCAACACTTCCCACGCCTCCATCACAGCCGGGACCTGCGACTCCCATGGCTCCACTTCGAAATCAAGTGACTCCGCTTTCACCCGGGACAATTCGACCCACAAATTCCATATGGAGGATGACATGGATGATTTGATCCGCGTGTCGCCGATCGATGCCGAGGATACGAAAGCCTCCGAATTGTTCAAGCCGCTTCAAATATCCCCCGCCCTCACGAATCCTTCAGACCACTCCAC belongs to Luteolibacter ambystomatis and includes:
- the tnpA gene encoding IS66 family insertion sequence element accessory protein TnpA; the protein is MKQDCIGRIRFSREQRDALLDAYQSSGSSGPQFCALHGVKYQTFATWLQKRKRDDGRYPVSGPAPAAPLFLPAVVEKFPTGIPPVGSVGLEVRLPGGATLLIRDETDVSLAARVIQRLSGGAAC
- a CDS encoding PA14 domain-containing protein, whose protein sequence is MWWRIGLVVAAGLGGIAGGEEPVDRASAAREFAGSGKEALRELKLEGTITWVDAGRDSLVVQDDSGAVRLELDRPMRDVEVGRKVMIEGMAKAEKGVLFCRSKPLLGDEGKPDFREKSARVHLTAGRHPLRLEYYQRGGRKTLQLLYEGPGIPRQPVPPAMLSHPLADGTREPGLAYAVYGGRWEKMPVFGRESPVSFGVAHQFDPATGGRDGDYGLVFSGALEVPVDGDYSFHLTADDGCRFHLDEQPVKVSVMGAVDLPGARTIVVGQKWDAADDYRRVEMEGTVATLGHGDGRWYFDLVADGSALAVEVVDNGDGQAPRLPLLGSRVKVSGACYGTPGEDGHAMAAGLLVSGMEHVRVQSVRVGLWAETPLSRISGLSREGHPAGTLIRLRGKVVRGGEEGVPLGRWQRNHSICSVAFAAIGQGGNG
- the tnpB gene encoding IS66 family insertion sequence element accessory protein TnpB (TnpB, as the term is used for proteins encoded by IS66 family insertion elements, is considered an accessory protein, since TnpC, encoded by a neighboring gene, is a DDE family transposase.) gives rise to the protein MLSFSGSLKVFVAVEPCDMRRSFNGLHDAVTTKLQEDPKSGAIFAFTNKRRSLLKILYWDGSGLWILAKRLERGTFSWPKGTEVRDGKLRLSSTALAFLLDGIDMRDGCKRPWYEST
- a CDS encoding transposase domain-containing protein; protein product: MGAKNWLFIGREAAGDKAAILYTVVENCRRLGIDPKDYLTDVLTRLPGMQNHEVAALTPSNWLKTQRTVATRRAA
- a CDS encoding sensor histidine kinase codes for the protein MVELLGSLDWADGSPGLSVAVFRSMDGGATAGQRRPPLSAIPQIRALEPDKLPNRVRIRGVVTCDQDAHSVTIQESGAGITCWLSSDQSPPLQMGDQIELTGRMIRGAFAPNVMEASVTWLGKGMMPEPARPARDLFLNGSLNARWVEVEGVVSQVRDGLVTVSMAGGPIHARVLHGDLSSLTAIRGAVVRVRGIVAPVFNDEHQILETYVRVSSPLYITVVTPAGADPFAVPVKRVPELREFDPAGASLFNRVRIAGQVIHASTAGYYLSDGGHGARFVPRGPVGIVAGMHVEVSGLPQLGGFSPVLEDAVVRSTGSAALPMPVSVENGGLFDGSHDATLVRLAATLVDVTNSQGDQLLELQRDHWKFVARLPADRLWKRPAAPGSELELTGVCVARDGGFGAPRMESFELLLNSPADIRILSQPPWWTTRRILGLAGVLSLVLSLALVWIVQLRRRVEERTAQLAVEIHQREVAEQRRAIEEERSRIARDLHDDLGAKVTKITMLAEQAAGGPDGTTPGVQMISDTSHELTRAMDEVVWTVNPRNDTLPRLAHYLLHYAENYFHGSGMRLRLKGPGELPEMPVHAGVRHHLLLAVKEALRNVMKHSAASECRMEVGIEDGVLRVTIGDNGRGIDAGIAESGRNGLANMKHRMEQLGGSCGWETGPGQGTTVTFGLALSRLAPLSS